A stretch of Oryza brachyantha chromosome 4, ObraRS2, whole genome shotgun sequence DNA encodes these proteins:
- the LOC102721831 gene encoding ARF guanine-nucleotide exchange factor GNL2 yields MARTAVSDDDDDGPPAYTVPRGPRRDPRLKDLGISCMLNTEVAALLAVIRRRPDPYSYLPPAVAAAEEATFAGLIQSLKNLRALLFQPRHGAWRCSDPAMYLKPFLDVVQSEEAPPAATGVALSSVLKILRIDVFDECSPGARDAIQAVLTAVSNCRIERIADPGAEEAVLLRVLQVLAALLRARAAPLLSDHAVCNAVNTCFQVVQHAASGRGSELLQRTARHCMHEILQAVFGRLPDIPSTADVDADDLSVAGFGARCMADIFNFLCSLLLNAPDMVATPDGHGAFTTEEDVELFSLVLINSSIELGGDAIGKHPKLLRLIQDDLFFHLIHNATESSPLVLSMICSTALNLYHFLRRFLKLQLEAFLMYVLLRLGGGGGGPQLQEVAIEGLISFCRQPTFVIEMYVNYDCDPMLRNVYEEVGKLLCKAAFPASSPMTTVQLQAFEGLVNMLTTIADNVEVDKAPDCAAYAVDISEYRLFWVERWDAAAGGNHETWVDFVRKRKLRKKKVAIAANHYNRDQKKGMEFLKLCNLVPTPPEPKSMAYFLRYSPGLDKNKIGEFLGDPEEFSLKVLKEFTETFDFTGVILDTALRTYLETFRLPGESQKIQRILEAFSERFYEQQTTEVFATKDAAFILCYSLIMLNTDLHNPQVKKKMSEEDFIRNNRAINAGKDLPREYLSELFHSISGNAITVFSQAAASVEMTPTRWADLVKRSRAIEPFTPCDFKHKLSREVFVTVSGPAVATLAAIFDYTDDEEILNQCVEGLISVARIARYGLEDVLDELLCCLCKFTTLLNPYATTDETLFTFSNELKPRMATLALFTIANRFGESVRGAWKNIVDCLLKLKRLKLLPPSVVEQDGVSSSSSSERLGHRTKSDSGAIFPSSHRGAGTSRHVSGMIGRFSQFLSLDSGGESLLSVGSEFENNLKIIQQCRIGSIFTESGKLPDESVQNLGRALIFASGGKGQKFSTPVEEEETVGFCWDLIVHVSSANVHRFTTFWPQLHDCFAAVSQLPLFSPCPFAEKAIVALFKIAVRLLSGGQGSSNGDRMAEELVFKSINLMWKLDKEILDTCCEGISECIVKLLMEHAGNVQTPLGWKTVLHLLSVTGRHPETFDQSVAAMIKLMNDGAVVVTRFNYAACIEAAFGFAALKISPLDISTRILQLMADSVNWLIQWHKSGYSDPGNSWYSGTSSSSSSGGSGSSAAVAVAMEDASRMGNLATNMFIKLAEALRKTSLVRREEIRNQAVAELGRAFALAAGGELEFGPTGSLACFNLVIFAMVDDLHEKTLEYSRREGAERETRSMEGTLAAATELLADVFVLFLGTLAQGVGFRTFWLGVLRRLDTCIKSDLAAGGGAGVMQELVPRMLKRMIVEMKEKEVLVPREGDDLWEITHIQIQWIAPAVNDELFPD; encoded by the exons ATGGCGAGGACGGCcgtctccgacgacgacgacgatggcccGCCGGCGTACACCGTGCCACGCGGCCCTCGCCGTGACCCCAGGCTCAAGGACCTCGGCATCTCCTGCATGCTCAACAccgaggtggcggcgctgctcgccgtcatccgccgccgcccggacCCGTACTCGTACCTGCCCCcggcggtcgccgccgccgaggaggccaCGTTCGCCGGCCTCATCCAGTCGCTCAAGAACCTGCGCGCGCTGCTGTTCCAGCCCCGGCACGGCGCGTGGCGGTGCTCCGACCCGGCGATGTACCTCAAGCCGTTCCTCGACGTCGTGCAGAGCgaggaggcgccgccggcggccaccggcGTGGCGCTGTCGTCGGTGCTGAAGATATTGAGGATCGACGTGTTCGACGAGTGCTCCCCCGGCGCCCGCGACGCGATCCAGGCGGTGCTGACAGCGGTGAGCAACTGCCGCATCGAGCGCATCGCCGACCCCGGCGCCGAGGAagccgtcctcctccgcgtGCTGCAGGtgctcgccgcgctcctccgcgcccgcgcggcgccgctcCTGTCCGACCACGCCGTCTGCAATGCCGTCAACACGTGCTTCCAGGTGGTGCAGCACGCCGCCAGCGGCCGCGGCAGCGAGCTCCTCCAGCGCACGGCGAGGCACTGCATGCACGAGATCCTCCAGGCCGTCTTCGGCCGCCTCCCGGACATCCCCTCcaccgccgacgtcgacgccgacgacctGTCCGTCGCCGGCTTCGGGGCGCGCTGCATGGCCGACATCTTCAACTTCCTCTGCTCGCTGCTGCTCAACGCCCCCGACATGGTCGCCACCCCTGACGGCCATGGCGCGTTCACCACCGAGGAGGACGTGGAGCTCTTCTCCCTCGTGCTCATCAACTCCTCCatcgagctcggcggcgacgccatCGGCAAGCACCCCAAGCTGCTCCGCCTCATCCAGGACGACCTCTTCTTCCACCTCATCCACAACGCCACCGAGTCGAGCCCTCTCGTGCTCTCCATGATCTGCAGCACAGCTCTCAACCTCTACCATTTCTTGCGCCG GTTCCTGAAGCTGCAGCTGGAGGCGTTCCTCATGTACGTGCTGCTGcggctgggcggcggcggcggcgggccgcaGCTGCAGGAGGTGGCGATCGAGGGGCTCATCAGCTTCTGCCGGCAGCCGACGTTCGTGATCGAGATGTACGTGAACTACGACTGCGACCCGATGCTGCGCAACGTGTACGAGGAGGTCGGCAAGCTCCTCTGCAAGGCGGCGTTCCCGGCGTCGAGCCCGATGACGACGGTGCAGCTGCAGGCGTTCGAGGGCCTCGTCAACATGCTCACCACCATCGCCGACAACGTCGAGGTCGACAAGGCCCCCGACTGCGCCGCCTACGCCGTCGACATCTCCGAGTACAGGCTCTTCTGGGTGGAGCGgtgggacgccgccgccggcggcaaccACGAGACGTGGGTGGACTTCGTCCGGAAGCGGAAgctgaggaagaagaaggtggcGATCGCGGCGAACCACTACAACCGCGACCAGAAGAAGGGGATGGAGTTCCTGAAGCTGTGCAACCTGgtgccgacgccgccggagccgaagAGCATGGCCTACTTCCTCCGCTACTCGCCGGGGCTGGACAAGAACAAGATTGGCGAGTTCCTCGGCGACCCGGAGGAGTTCAGCCTCAAGGTGCTCAAGGAGTTCACCGAGACGTTCGACTTCACCGGCGTCATCCTCGACACGGCGCTGCGCACCTACCTGGAGACGTTCCGGCTCCCCGGCGAGTCACAGAAGATACAGCGCATCCTGGAGGCCTTCTCGGAGCGGTTCTACGAGCAGCAGACGACGGAGGTGTTCGCGACCAAGGACGCCGCCTTCATCCTCTGCTACTCGCTCATCATGCTCAACACCGACCTGCACAACCCCCaggtgaagaagaagatgtcGGAGGAGGACTTCATCCGCAACAACCGCGCCATCAACGCCGGCAAGGACCTCCCCCGGGAGTACCTGTCGGAGCTCTTCCACTCCATCTCCGGCAACGCCATCACCGTCTTCAGCCAGGCCGCCGCCAGCGTCGAGATGACGCCCACCCGGTGGGCCGACCTCGTCAAGCGCTCGCGCGCCATCGAGCCGTTCACGCCGTGCGACTTCAAGCACAAGCTCAGCCGGGAGGTGTTCGTCACCGTGTCCGGCCCGGCGGTCGCCACGCTCGCCGCCATCTTCGACTacaccgacgacgaggagatcCTCAACCAGTGCGTGGAGGGGCTGATCTCGGTGGCGCGGATCGCCCGGTACGGCCTGGAGGACGTCCTCGACGAGCTCCTCTGCTGCCTCTGCAAGTTCACCACGCTGCTCAACCCGTACGCCACCACCGACGAGACGCTCTTCACCTTCAGCAACGAGCTCAAGCCGAGGATGGCGACGCTGGCGCTCTTCACCATCGCCAACCGCTTCGGCGAGTCGGTGCGCGGCGCGTGGAAGAACATCGTCGACTGCCTGCTCAAGCTCAAGCGGCTCAagctgctgccgccgtcggtgGTCGAGCAGGACGGcgtgagcagcagcagtagctcGGAGCGGCTGGGTCATCGCACCAAGTCGGACTCCGGCGCCATCTTCCCGTCGTCGCACCGTGGCGCCGGGACGAGCCGGCATGTGTCCGGTATGATCGGGAGGTTCTCGCAGTTCCTGTCGCTCGACTCCGGCGGCGAGTCGCTGCTGTCCGTGGGCAGCGAGTTCGAGAACAACCTCAAGATCATCCAGCAATGCCGGATCGGGAGCATCTTCACGGAGAGCGGGAAGCTGCCGGACGAGTCGGTGCAGAACCTGGGGCGGGCGCTCATCTTCGCCTCCGGTGGCAAGGGGCAGAAGTTCAGCAcgccggtggaggaggaggagaccgtCGGATTCTGCTGGGACCTCATCGTGCACGTGTCGTCGGCGAACGTGCACCGGTTCACCACGTTCTGGCCGCAGCTGCACGACTGTTTCGCCGCCGTGTCCCAGCTGCCGCTCTTCTCGCCGTGCCCGTTCGCCGAGAAGGCGATCGTGGCGCTGTTCAAGATCGCCGTGAGGCTGCTCTCCGGCGGGCAGGGGAGCAGCAACGGCGACCGGATGGCGGAGGAGCTCGTGTTCAAGTCGATCAACCTGATGTGGAAGCTGGACAAGGAGATCCTGGACACCTGCTGCGAGGGCATCTCCGAGTGCATCGTGAAGCTGCTCATGGAGCACGCCGGCAACGTGCAGACGCCGCTGGGGTGGAAGACGGTGCTGCACCTGCTGTCGGTGACCGGGCGGCACCCGGAGACGTTCGACCAGTCCGTGGCCGCCATGATCAAGCTGATGAAcgacggcgcggtggtggtgacgaGGTTCAACTACGCGGCGTGCATCGAGGCCGCGTTCGGGTTCGCGGCGCTCAAGATCAGCCCGCTGGACATCAGCACGAGGATCCTCCAGCTGATGGCGGACTCCGTGAACTGGCTGATACAGTGGCACAAGTCCGGCTACTCGGACCCGGGGAACAGCTGGTACAGCGggacgagcagcagcagcagcagcggcgggtcgggctcgtcggcggcggtggcggtggcgatggagGACGCGTCGCGGATGGGCAACCTGGCGACGAACATGTTCATAAAGCTGGCGGAGGCGCTGCGCAAGACGAGCCTGGTGCGGCGGGAGGAGATCCGGAAccaggcggtggcggagctgGGGCGCGCGTTCGCgctggcggcgggcggcgagctGGAGTTCGGGCCGACGGGGTCGCTGGCGTGCTTCAACCTGGTGATCTTCGCGATGGTGGACGACCTGCACGAGAAGACGCTGGAGTACTCGCGGCGGGAGGgggcggagagggagacgCGGAGCATGGAGGGgacgctggcggcggcgacggagctgCTGGCGGACGTGTTCGTGCTGTTCCTGGGGACGCTGGCGCAGGGGGTGGGGTTCCGGACGTTCTGGCTCGGGGTGCTGCGGCGGCTGGACACGTGCATCAAGTCGGAcctggcggcgggcggcggcgccggggtgATGCAGGAGCTGGTGCCGCGGATGCTGAAGCGGATGATCGTGGAGATGAAGGAGAAGGAGGTGCTGGTGCCGCGGGAAGGCGACGACCTCTGGGAGATCACCCACATCCAGATCCAGTGGATTGCCCCCGCTGTCAACGATGAGCTCTTCCCTGACTAA
- the LOC102722112 gene encoding tRNA-dihydrouridine(47) synthase [NAD(P)(+)]-like encodes MAASAPPADPPPPDSSTADTTASSPPRPSPEELVARAVAPVKPAFLRPPPVREPPKEECKANGGAGGAVVAEKKSKRQLKRERKQEQKSSSHLCIEVGKSGNASSCRYGDSCRFSHDINAYLAQKPADLEGMCPFTTLDQLCPYGLTCRFLGTHKDIHTASGNLSEKHEINALNKDIQKLLWKNKYKFPKASEQIKLLGLKEVIKSKPNGPNDDKKVNHDNLDKNGDEKTDSLCNPPVNVECDSTLCEQFNRSEGEPLIDNSIPCVEPRPTKKPKVEGDEINKNGAGTLDTKVEPEDPNLSNGLEVPSNNTSSCRTDLITTPHLREKKIIDFREKLYLAPLTTVGNLPFRRLCKTLGADITCGEMAMCTNLLQGQASEWALLRRHSSEDLFGVQICGAFPDTVARTVELVDNECSVDFIDINMGCPIDIVVNKGAGSSLLTKPMRIKGIVQAASTVTEKPLTVKVRTAFFEGRNRADSIVSDIYDWGASAITVHGRSRQQRYSKLADWDYIYQCAQKAPHQLHVVGNGDVFSFTDWNKHISGCSKISTCMIARGALIKPWIFTEIKEQRHWDITSGERFNVLKDFVSFGLEHWGSDSKGVETTRYFLLEWLSYTCRYIPVGLLDVIPQRLNWRPPSYCGRDDLETLMVSDSAADWIRISEMLLGKVPEGFTFTPKHKSNAYDRAENG; translated from the exons atggccgccagcgcgccgccggccgacccgccgccgccggactcCTCCACGGCCGATACGACCgcttcctcccctccgcggCCCAGCCCGGAGGAGCTGGTCGCACGTGCCGTCGCCCCTGTCAAGCCCGCCTTCCTCCGCCCGCCCCCCGTCCGCGAGCCTCCCAAGGAGGAGTGCAAGGCcaacggcggcgcgggtggcgccgtcgtcgcggagAAGAAGTCCAAGCGTCAGCTCAAACGCGAGCGCAAGCAG GAACAGAAATCATCATCACATCTTTGTATTGAAGTAGGGAAAAGTGGAAATGCGAGCTCTTGCAGATATGGTGATTCTTGTCGTTTCAGCCATGACATAAATGCCTATTTGGCTCAG AAACCAGCTGATCTTGAGGGCATGTGCCCCTTTACCACTCTGGACCAGTTGTGTCCATATGGACTAACTTGTCGATTTTTGGGTACACATAAGGACATTCATACAGCTTCTGGAAATCTTTCAGAGAAACACGAGATAAATGCTTTAAACAAAGACATTCAAAAGCTCTTGTGGAAGAACAAATATAAGTTTCCCAAGGCCAGTGAACAGATCAAGCTTCTTGGTCTTAAG GAAGTCATCAAGAGCAAACCGAATGGTCCAAATGACGATAAGAAGGTTAATCATGATAATCTAGACAAGAATGGTGATGAAAAAACAGATTCTCTTTGCAATCCTCCTGTAAATGTGGAATGTGATTCTACTTTGTGTGAACAATTCAATAGATCAGAGGGAGAACCTTTGATTGATAACTCAATTCCATGTGTTGAACCAAGGCCAACAAAGAAACCAAAGGTTGAAGGTGatgaaattaacaaaaatgGAGCTG GCACTCTTGACACTAAAGTGGAACCTGAAGATCCTAATTTGAGTAATGGATTGGAAGTACCCTCAAATAACACAAGTTCTTGCAGAACTGACCTAATCACAACACCTCATCTACGTGAAAAGAAGATAATAGATTTTCGGGAGAAGTTATACCTTGCTCCCTTAACTACTGTCGGGAATCTGCCTTTTCGGAGACTCTGCAAAACCTTGGGAGCTGATATTACTTGTGGAGAAATGGCTATGTGCACGAATCTTTTACag GGACAAGCTTCGGAGTGGGCTTTGCTGCGACGGCATTCATCAGAGGATTTGTTTGGGGTGCAAATTTGTGGAGCCTTTCCAGATACAGTAGCACGAACCGTTGAACTTGTAGATAACGAATGTTCAGTTGATTTCATTGACATAAATATGGGTTGCCCAATTGATATTGTTGTCAACAAAGGTGCTGGATCATCATTGCTAACAAAACCTATGAGGATCAAGGGTATTGTACAAGCAGCATCTACTGTTACTGAAAAACCTTTAACCGTTAAG GTAAGAACTGCTTTCTTCGAGGGCAGGAACCGTGCCGATTCTATAGTTTCAGACATCTATGACTGGGGTGCTTCAGCTATAACAGTACATGGTAGATCCCGGCAACAGCGCTACAGCAAACTTGCTGATTGGGACTATATTTACCAGTGTGCACAGAAAGCCCCGCACCAGTTGCATGTCGTTGGAAATGGCGATGTATTCTCTTTTACTGACTGGAACAAGCATATTTCAGGTTGCTCTAAAATATCGACATGCATGATTGCTCGAGGTGCACTCATAAAG CCTTGGATATTTACTGAGATTAAAGAACAGAGGCACTGGGATATTACATCTGGTGAGAGATTTAATGTTCTTAAAGATTTTGTGAGTTTTGGTCTGGAACACTGGGGCTCTGATTCCAAAG GTGTGGAAACAACACGCTATTTTTTACTAGAATGGCTAAGCTACACCTGCCGCTACATTCCTGTTGGCTTGTTGGATGTCATCCCACAACGTTTGAACTGGAGGCCCCCAAGTTACTGTGGCCGTGATGATCTTGAAACCCTAATGGTCTCTGATTCAGCAGCTGACTGG ATCAGGATCTCAGAGATGTTGCTCGGCAAAGTTCCAGAAGGGTTTACGTTTACACCCAAGCACAAGTCCAACGCCTATGATCGAGCTGAAAACGGTTAA
- the LOC102722392 gene encoding amidase 1-like isoform X1, with protein MADSSSNYGAFMDSFVLRSPSPSSSSQLLPLHGLTFAIKDIFDIAGRVTGFGNPDWKRTHAPAAATSPVVLAALAAGATSLGTTVMDEMAYSINGENAHYGTPTNPCAPGRVPGGSSSGSAVAVAAKLVDFSLGTDTTGSVRVPAAYCGIFGIRTSHGLVSAENVIPMAQTFDTVGWFARDISTLSRVTKVLLPLPDDTVNQPTKVTIPMDCFQILGSVDDSTYQIVNVSVAKRFGSHAIIDNMNLGDFVCDNVPSIGKFIVAFAESELPSVPALSAISHVMFGLLRPQFKANHAEWVNSAKPNLGPVLHERIHDTIASEDNEPLEDFQAIMAEFKSALAALLKDHGILAIPTVPGPPPLAGMEASPDLENFQARALTLQSIASLSGSCQVSIPVGTRNGVPVSVSLVAQHGADHFLLSVAEQLYQTLLDEATKSWAS; from the exons ATGGCGGACTCAAGCTCAAACTACGGCGCCTTCATGGACAGCTTCGTGCTACGCTCGCCATCACCATCCTCCTCTTCGCAGCTGCTCCCCCTGCACGGCCTCACCTTCGCCATCAAGGACAT CTTCGACATCGCCGGCCGCGTCACCGGCTTCGGCAACCCCGACTGGAAGCGGACCcacgcgcccgccgccgccacctcccccgtcgtcctcgccgcgctcgccgccggcgccaccagcCTCGGCACCACCGTCATGGACGAGATGGCCTACAG CATCAATGGGGAGAATGCGCACTACGGCACGCCGACCAACCCGTGCGCGCCCGGCCGGGTCCCAGGCGGCTCCTCCAGCGGGTCAGCCGTGGCGGTGGCCGCAAAACTCGTCGACTTCTCCCTCGGCACCGACACCACCGGTAGCGTCAGGGTACCTGCCGCCTACTGCGGCATCTTCGGCATCCGCACTTCCCATGGCCTGGTTTCCGCTGAAAACGTCATCCCCATGGCACAGACGTTTGATACTGTTG GGTGGTTTGCTAGAGATATATCTACGTTATCTCGTGTAACCAAAGTGCTGTTGCCACTGCCTGATGACACCGTCAACCAACCTACCAAAGTCACAATTCCTATGGACTGCTTCCAAATCTTAGGGTCTGTCGATGACAGCACATATCAAATCGTCAATGTTTCAGTAGCCAAGAGATTTGGTA GCCACGCCATAATAGACAATATGAACCTTGGAGATTTCGTCTGTGACAATGTTCCGAGCATAGGAAAGTTCATTGTTGCCTTCGCTGAAAGCGAACTACCTTCTGTGCCAGCTCTATCTGCCATTTCACATGTCATGTTCGGCCTTCTGAG GCCTCAGTTCAAAGCAAACCATGCAGAGTGGGTTAACTCTGCAAAACCTAACCTGGGCCCTGTATTACATGAGCGAATACATGATACCATTGCATCAGAAGATAATGAGCCCCTGGAAGATTTCCAAGCTATAATGGCTGAATTCAAGTCTGCACTTGCTGCTCTTCTCAAG GATCATGGAATCCTTGCAATTCCTACTGTTCCTGGCCCTCCACCATTGGCGGGCATGGAGGCTTCTCCTGATCTGGAAAATTTCCAAGCAAGAGCACTTACCCTTCAATCAATCGCGTCATTATCCGGGTCTTGTCAG GTGAGCATTCCAGTGGGCACACGCAATGGTGTTCCTGTGTCAGTTTCGCTGGTGGCACAACATGGCGCAGACCATTTCCTCCTCAGTGTGGCTGAGCAGCTGTATCAGACACTCTTAGACGAAGCCACCAAATCTTGGGCCTCATGA
- the LOC102722392 gene encoding amidase 1-like isoform X2: MADSSSNYGAFMDSFVLRSPSPSSSSQLLPLHGLTFAIKDIFDIAGRVTGFGNPDWKRTHAPAAATSPVVLAALAAGATSLGTTVMDEMAYSINGENAHYGTPTNPCAPGRVPGGSSSGSAVAVAAKLVDFSLGTDTTGSVRVPAAYCGIFGIRTSHGLVSAENVIPMAQTFDTVGWFARDISTLSRVTKVLLPLPDDTVNQPTKVTIPMDCFQILGSVDDSTYQIVNVSVAKRFGHAIIDNMNLGDFVCDNVPSIGKFIVAFAESELPSVPALSAISHVMFGLLRPQFKANHAEWVNSAKPNLGPVLHERIHDTIASEDNEPLEDFQAIMAEFKSALAALLKDHGILAIPTVPGPPPLAGMEASPDLENFQARALTLQSIASLSGSCQVSIPVGTRNGVPVSVSLVAQHGADHFLLSVAEQLYQTLLDEATKSWAS, encoded by the exons ATGGCGGACTCAAGCTCAAACTACGGCGCCTTCATGGACAGCTTCGTGCTACGCTCGCCATCACCATCCTCCTCTTCGCAGCTGCTCCCCCTGCACGGCCTCACCTTCGCCATCAAGGACAT CTTCGACATCGCCGGCCGCGTCACCGGCTTCGGCAACCCCGACTGGAAGCGGACCcacgcgcccgccgccgccacctcccccgtcgtcctcgccgcgctcgccgccggcgccaccagcCTCGGCACCACCGTCATGGACGAGATGGCCTACAG CATCAATGGGGAGAATGCGCACTACGGCACGCCGACCAACCCGTGCGCGCCCGGCCGGGTCCCAGGCGGCTCCTCCAGCGGGTCAGCCGTGGCGGTGGCCGCAAAACTCGTCGACTTCTCCCTCGGCACCGACACCACCGGTAGCGTCAGGGTACCTGCCGCCTACTGCGGCATCTTCGGCATCCGCACTTCCCATGGCCTGGTTTCCGCTGAAAACGTCATCCCCATGGCACAGACGTTTGATACTGTTG GGTGGTTTGCTAGAGATATATCTACGTTATCTCGTGTAACCAAAGTGCTGTTGCCACTGCCTGATGACACCGTCAACCAACCTACCAAAGTCACAATTCCTATGGACTGCTTCCAAATCTTAGGGTCTGTCGATGACAGCACATATCAAATCGTCAATGTTTCAGTAGCCAAGAGATTTG GCCACGCCATAATAGACAATATGAACCTTGGAGATTTCGTCTGTGACAATGTTCCGAGCATAGGAAAGTTCATTGTTGCCTTCGCTGAAAGCGAACTACCTTCTGTGCCAGCTCTATCTGCCATTTCACATGTCATGTTCGGCCTTCTGAG GCCTCAGTTCAAAGCAAACCATGCAGAGTGGGTTAACTCTGCAAAACCTAACCTGGGCCCTGTATTACATGAGCGAATACATGATACCATTGCATCAGAAGATAATGAGCCCCTGGAAGATTTCCAAGCTATAATGGCTGAATTCAAGTCTGCACTTGCTGCTCTTCTCAAG GATCATGGAATCCTTGCAATTCCTACTGTTCCTGGCCCTCCACCATTGGCGGGCATGGAGGCTTCTCCTGATCTGGAAAATTTCCAAGCAAGAGCACTTACCCTTCAATCAATCGCGTCATTATCCGGGTCTTGTCAG GTGAGCATTCCAGTGGGCACACGCAATGGTGTTCCTGTGTCAGTTTCGCTGGTGGCACAACATGGCGCAGACCATTTCCTCCTCAGTGTGGCTGAGCAGCTGTATCAGACACTCTTAGACGAAGCCACCAAATCTTGGGCCTCATGA
- the LOC102712714 gene encoding amidase 1 produces the protein MAGGDPGYGAFMERFVLRPSSSSQQLPLHGLTFAIKDIFDVAGRVTGFGNPDWKRTHAPAAATSPVVLAALAAGATSLGTTVMDEMAYSINGENAHYGTPTNPCAPGRVPGGSSSGSAVAVAANLVDFSLGTDTGGSVRVPAAYCGIFGLRTSHGLVSAENVVPMAQMFDTVGWFARDLSMLSRVTKVLLPLSDEAVKQPTKVTIPMDCFQILGSLDDCTYQIMNASVAKRFGSQAIDNRNLGDFISDNVPSIGKFIAGFSESELPSVPALSVVSHVMRGLQRSQFKANHAEWVNSVKPNLGPGLRQRIQEAIASGDSEPLEDFQAIRAEFKSALAELLKDHGILAIPTVPGPPPKLGMEAAPLENFRARAFSLLSIAGLSGFCQVSIPLGTRNGVPVSVSLVAQHGLDHFLLNLAGQLYETLLDEATKAWAS, from the exons ATGGCGGGCGGAGACCCAGGTTACGGAGCCTTCATGGAGAGGTTCGTGCTGCGGCCATCCTCCTCTTCGCAGCAGCTCCCCCTGCACGGCCTCACCTTCGCCATCAAGGACAT CTtcgacgtcgccggccgcgtcaCCGGCTTCGGCAACCCCGACTGGAAGCGGACCcacgcgcccgccgccgccacctcccccgtcgtcctcgccgcgctcgccgccggcgccaccagcCTCGGCACCACCGTCATGGACGAGATGGCCTACAG CATCAATGGGGAGAACGCGCACTACGGCACGCCGACCAACCCGTGCGCGCCCGGCCGGGTCCCCGGCGGCTCCTCCAGCGGGTcagccgtggccgtggccgcaAACCTCGTCGACTTCTCCCTCGGCACCGACACCGGCGGCAGCGTCAGGGTGCCTGCTGCCTACTGCGGCATCTTCGGCCTCCGCACTTCCCATGGCCTGGTTTCCGCTGAAAACGTCGTCCCCATGGCACAGATGTTTGATACTGTTG GGTGGTTTGCCAGAGATCTATCTATGTTGTCCCGTGTGACCAAAGTGCTGTTGCCACTTTCTGATGAAGCTGTCAAGCAACCTACCAAAGTCACAATTCCTATGGACTGTTTCCAGATCTTAGGCTCTCTCGACGACTGCACCTATCAGATCATGAATGCTTCCGTAGCGAAGAGATTTGGTA GTCAGGCAATAGACAACAGGAACCTTGGAGATTTCATCTCTGACAATGTACCAAGCATTGGAAAGTTCATTGCCGGCTTCTCTGAAAGTGAACTACCTTCTGTGCCAGCTCTATCTGTCGTTTCACATGTCATGCGAGGCCTTCAAAG GTCTCAGTTCAAAGCAAACCATGCAGAGTGGGTTAACTCTGTCAAACCTAACCTAGGCCCTGGATTACGACAGCGAATACAAGAGGCCATTGCATCAGGGGATAGTGAACCCCTAGAAGATTTCCAAGCTATAAGGGCTGAATTCAAGTCTGCACTTGCTGAGCTTCTCAAG GATCATGGAATCCTTGCAATCCCTACGGTTCCTGGCCCTCCACCAAAGTTGGGCATGGAAGCTGCTCCTCTGGAAAACTTCCGAGCAAGAGCTTTCTCCCTTCTCTCGATCGCTGGACTATCCGGGTTTTGCCAG GTGAGTATTCCACTGGGTACACGAAATGGTGTTCCTGTGTCGGTTTCACTCGTGGCACAACATGGCTTGGATCATTTCCTCCTCAATTTGGCTGGGCAGTTGTATGAGACACTCTTAGACGAAGCGACCAAAGCTTGGGCCTCCTGA